A single Paenibacillus sp. FSL R5-0517 DNA region contains:
- a CDS encoding SAM-dependent methyltransferase, whose translation MYPVDSLRKLIQDIFEQNSLITATWSQLRRRDNVSYTKVQVKPVTLKNQLHYQFAFHYNNKVLHENLTPAEAAERMTLLCEETFRQGLLCTTDADYQILISKKYKVSILTKSASKTAVDLSHNRKKQYVLEEGVPVSFLVELGIMNEEGRVLARKYDKFRQINRFLEMVQDVIPHLPEGRPLTIVDFGCGKSYLTFALYHYLSVQQRRSLQIIGLDLKADVIEHCNDLANRLHYGDLKFLVGDIADYDELNEVDMVVTLHACDTATDAALEKAVRWGASVILSVPCCQHELFDQVEASVMNPLLSHGILKERFSALATDGIRAKLLDLMGYKTQLLEFIDMENTPKNILIRAVRGQAGEVSEMWNEYTAFRDFIHADPYLERACSDLLPDDGKQVIGKSKSNKETVQDSTNCDIC comes from the coding sequence ATGTACCCCGTGGATTCATTGCGAAAGCTTATACAAGACATCTTTGAACAGAATTCGCTGATTACAGCGACCTGGAGCCAGCTGCGCAGACGGGACAATGTCTCGTATACCAAAGTGCAAGTCAAGCCGGTGACACTGAAGAATCAGCTGCATTATCAATTTGCATTTCATTATAACAACAAAGTGCTGCACGAGAATTTGACTCCGGCTGAAGCGGCAGAGCGTATGACTTTGCTATGCGAAGAGACGTTTCGTCAAGGCCTGCTCTGTACTACCGATGCAGACTATCAAATTTTGATCAGCAAAAAATATAAAGTATCGATTCTGACTAAATCGGCTTCCAAAACTGCGGTGGATCTGTCGCATAATCGCAAGAAGCAATATGTATTGGAAGAGGGAGTACCCGTATCGTTCCTTGTTGAACTTGGCATTATGAACGAAGAAGGTCGTGTGCTGGCCCGCAAGTATGACAAGTTCAGACAGATTAACCGTTTCCTCGAAATGGTGCAGGATGTCATTCCGCATCTGCCGGAGGGACGTCCACTTACCATTGTTGATTTTGGTTGTGGCAAGTCTTATCTGACTTTTGCGTTATATCACTATCTGTCTGTACAACAACGGCGTTCACTACAAATTATTGGGTTGGACTTGAAGGCAGATGTCATTGAACACTGTAATGATCTGGCTAATCGATTACATTACGGTGATCTGAAGTTTCTGGTTGGAGACATCGCGGACTACGATGAATTGAATGAAGTGGATATGGTTGTAACACTGCATGCCTGTGATACAGCTACCGATGCTGCTTTGGAGAAAGCGGTTCGATGGGGGGCTTCTGTTATTCTGTCTGTTCCTTGCTGTCAGCATGAACTGTTCGACCAAGTAGAGGCTTCCGTGATGAATCCGTTGTTGTCCCATGGCATCCTCAAGGAACGTTTCTCCGCACTGGCTACGGATGGAATTCGCGCCAAATTGCTTGATCTAATGGGATACAAGACACAATTACTTGAATTCATCGATATGGAGAATACACCTAAAAACATATTGATACGTGCTGTTCGCGGTCAGGCGGGTGAAGTGTCAGAGATGTGGAACGAATATACGGCTTTCCGTGATTTCATTCATGCCGATCCATATTTGGAGCGGGCTTGTTCGGATTTGCTCCCTGATGATGGCAAGCAGGTTATTGGGAAATCAAAATCGAACAAAGAAACCGTCCAGGATTCCACGAATTGTGACATTTGCTAA
- a CDS encoding DUF6483 family protein yields MFRKDYLLRMMEEMTEAIGKVFTLKQQRKHTEALSELDELMRRQFGLNLSLLNSLPAEDVIEMFRFRGMIEVDNLQHAARLIEEEAYIYQEKAKVEGIEDQERMDAEDEAVIRLMRSLHFYLYALNHGANPQLLDAPQRVEGVLGLTKEYELPARTERQLALYREQQGHYDQAENSWYRLLQLGPEFPVSYQDDAQSFYKRLSQLTDEQLEQGGLPRNEVEEGLAELNRQEMNS; encoded by the coding sequence ATGTTCAGAAAAGATTATCTGCTCCGCATGATGGAGGAAATGACTGAAGCAATAGGTAAAGTGTTCACGCTCAAACAGCAACGTAAGCACACCGAGGCATTGTCTGAACTGGATGAGCTGATGCGCAGGCAGTTTGGGCTAAACTTGTCTTTGCTGAACTCGTTACCAGCTGAGGATGTTATTGAAATGTTCCGTTTTCGCGGGATGATTGAAGTGGACAATCTGCAGCACGCCGCCAGGCTGATTGAAGAAGAAGCCTATATATATCAAGAGAAGGCCAAAGTGGAAGGGATAGAGGATCAGGAGAGAATGGACGCAGAGGATGAGGCTGTCATCCGATTGATGAGATCACTTCATTTTTACCTGTATGCATTGAATCATGGCGCTAATCCCCAGTTATTAGATGCACCGCAACGGGTGGAGGGTGTATTGGGACTTACCAAAGAATATGAGCTCCCTGCCCGGACCGAAAGACAGCTTGCCCTGTATCGTGAGCAACAGGGACATTACGACCAGGCAGAGAACAGTTGGTACAGGTTGCTCCAGCTTGGTCCGGAATTCCCTGTAAGCTACCAAGATGATGCACAGTCGTTCTATAAAAGGTTGAGCCAACTCACGGATGAACAATTGGAGCAAGGCGGTTTGCCGCGCAACGAAGTTGAAGAGGGGTTAGCCGAACTAAATCGTCAAGAGATGAACTCATAA
- a CDS encoding alpha/beta hydrolase yields MEKVMCDGTTICYAEQGKGEALILLHGYCGSSSYWDEVVSELARSYRCIVPDLRGHGKTDAPVGSYTIEQMGNDVLQLMDELNVEKAVLLGHSMGGYIALSIAQRHPERLNAFGLIHSTAYPDSEEAKEKRLRAVSTIQTEGIVNFVDGLVPGLFAPEHVESLSTHVTRVKEIGYQTAPQGAVGAALAMRERPDRRDVLSATPLPVLLVAGEKDAVIPPERTFTSDKPHIVQAVIPGAGHMSMYEAPEELIQVIKQFMSGLSK; encoded by the coding sequence ATGGAAAAAGTGATGTGTGATGGAACGACGATTTGTTATGCCGAACAAGGTAAGGGAGAAGCACTCATTTTGCTCCACGGATACTGTGGCAGTTCATCGTATTGGGATGAGGTCGTATCTGAACTGGCACGCAGCTATCGCTGTATCGTACCTGATCTGCGTGGACACGGGAAAACAGATGCACCTGTAGGAAGTTATACCATCGAACAGATGGGCAACGATGTATTACAGTTGATGGACGAGTTGAACGTGGAAAAGGCTGTCCTTCTAGGACACTCGATGGGGGGATATATTGCGCTCTCGATCGCACAACGTCACCCTGAGCGTTTGAATGCATTTGGCCTGATTCATTCCACAGCCTACCCGGACAGTGAAGAAGCCAAAGAGAAACGCCTTCGTGCCGTCTCCACCATTCAAACGGAAGGTATCGTGAATTTTGTAGATGGACTGGTTCCTGGCTTATTTGCACCGGAACATGTTGAGTCGTTATCCACGCACGTAACACGCGTGAAGGAAATTGGTTACCAGACCGCGCCTCAAGGTGCTGTTGGTGCTGCTCTTGCTATGCGAGAACGCCCGGATCGCCGCGATGTACTATCCGCCACTCCTTTACCTGTATTGCTGGTAGCAGGAGAGAAGGATGCTGTTATTCCGCCAGAACGTACATTTACAAGTGACAAGCCGCATATCGTGCAAGCTGTTATCCCGGGTGCGGGTCATATGAGCATGTATGAAGCTCCTGAAGAATTAATTCAGGTCATTAAGCAATTTATGTCTGGATTATCGAAGTAA
- the yyaC gene encoding spore protease YyaC: MAAYKREMVRHQGREVRKGVPAENLILFFENILKLHALDEITFVCIGTDRSTGDALGPLTGSILQENGIGNVIGTLSSPCDADTLERKLALIPAHHAIIAIDACLGPKHAVGTYYLSNNPLIPAQSVGGKLPPVGQYSLAAVVNANGPRPYSILQMTSLHSVMEMSRTIADAAIEAWKWRQTFHS, from the coding sequence TTGGCAGCGTATAAGCGAGAAATGGTTCGCCATCAAGGAAGGGAAGTCCGCAAAGGCGTGCCTGCAGAGAATCTGATTTTATTTTTCGAAAATATCCTCAAACTTCACGCTCTAGATGAAATCACGTTTGTCTGCATCGGAACCGATCGTTCCACCGGGGATGCCCTGGGCCCGCTGACAGGGAGTATCCTGCAAGAGAATGGAATAGGTAACGTGATAGGCACGCTGTCTTCCCCTTGTGATGCAGACACGCTGGAGAGGAAATTAGCACTCATTCCTGCACACCATGCCATCATAGCGATCGATGCGTGTCTGGGTCCCAAGCATGCCGTAGGTACATATTATCTCTCGAACAACCCACTCATTCCAGCTCAATCGGTTGGAGGGAAGCTCCCTCCTGTCGGACAATACAGTCTGGCAGCTGTGGTTAATGCCAATGGACCAAGGCCTTATTCCATATTGCAGATGACCTCGCTTCACTCGGTCATGGAGATGTCCCGAACGATTGCAGACGCCGCAATTGAAGCATGGAAATGGAGACAAACGTTTCATTCATGA
- a CDS encoding DUF1128 domain-containing protein yields the protein MDLTQATAANMEYMIEAIKTKLRMASGAAMQASSFPLEKYEDLFDLYEMILGKEHLSISEVEAVASELGKLRKS from the coding sequence ATGGATTTAACACAAGCAACAGCAGCCAATATGGAATATATGATTGAAGCGATCAAAACCAAACTGCGTATGGCAAGCGGTGCTGCCATGCAAGCTTCGTCATTCCCACTTGAGAAATATGAAGATCTGTTTGACCTGTATGAAATGATTTTGGGCAAGGAACATCTCAGTATCTCCGAAGTGGAAGCTGTCGCTTCTGAACTGGGTAAGCTTCGTAAATCCTAG
- a CDS encoding pirin family protein, with translation MIKVVTSEERHTSDRGWIHSEFSFSFADYDDPSNAHFGCLLAHNENTLMPQEGFKKHPHHDLELVSYVISGTLKHTDSMGTEQLLEPGTVQVMSAGTGVEHSETNPSADEPVRFLQMWFLPSERMLKPSYTNRKIEPQEPLNRLCPIVSGQGGEGTEGALPISQDVTCYLSHLESGKKLMYPQHEERRTHLFLISGHVEILCSDGNFSLKPGDAARIRKSCDLQITSTDSEPAEFVLVDLP, from the coding sequence ATGATTAAAGTGGTGACATCGGAAGAAAGGCACACGTCGGATCGAGGTTGGATACACAGTGAATTCAGCTTTTCCTTTGCGGATTATGATGATCCGAGCAACGCCCATTTTGGCTGTCTGCTGGCTCATAATGAAAACACGCTGATGCCGCAAGAAGGCTTTAAGAAACATCCACATCATGATCTTGAGCTTGTCAGTTATGTCATATCAGGTACACTCAAACATACGGATAGTATGGGAACAGAACAATTGCTTGAACCGGGTACAGTCCAGGTGATGAGTGCAGGTACAGGAGTGGAACATTCCGAGACCAATCCGTCAGCGGATGAACCGGTACGATTTCTTCAGATGTGGTTTTTGCCATCGGAGCGTATGCTGAAACCATCCTATACGAATCGGAAAATAGAGCCACAGGAGCCTTTGAATCGTTTATGTCCGATTGTATCCGGGCAAGGGGGCGAGGGAACCGAAGGCGCATTGCCTATTTCCCAGGATGTAACCTGTTACCTGTCCCATTTGGAGTCTGGGAAGAAGTTGATGTACCCGCAACATGAAGAGCGACGGACACATCTTTTCCTGATCAGTGGACATGTGGAGATTCTTTGCTCGGACGGTAACTTCAGCCTGAAGCCGGGGGATGCTGCACGAATTCGTAAAAGCTGCGATCTGCAAATTACGAGTACAGACAGTGAACCTGCCGAATTTGTTCTGGTCGATCTGCCTTAA
- a CDS encoding asparaginase, with protein MESALLIKEYRAGVMECAHYGHISITDENGRIVYSAGDPHFRAFTRSSAKPFQAIPGIRAGIVSHYGLSAQEIAIMSSSHRSEPEHIRVLEQLSGKIGLGEECLICAPSYPLNEESRNQWIRGQGEKRRILHNCSGKHLGILGYSQMKQVDLGSYAEPDHPVQREILETFADLAGIEEKEIKLGTDGCGFPVFSLPLSALSNAYLKLACPDLIADPSTRTAVETITSAMNEHPLMVGGTERVDSVLLEDDNIVAKGGFKGVFGFGLKKERLGITFKVLDGSEEEWAFITQSILKQIGYSNERTLARLAEVFPSDIRNDEGTLVGHADSEFILHSLEDSV; from the coding sequence ATGGAGAGTGCCTTGTTAATTAAAGAATACCGTGCAGGCGTCATGGAATGCGCCCATTACGGACACATAAGTATTACGGATGAGAATGGCCGAATCGTATACTCGGCTGGCGACCCTCATTTTAGAGCGTTCACTCGCTCATCTGCCAAACCTTTTCAAGCTATTCCAGGAATCCGGGCAGGGATCGTCAGTCACTATGGCCTATCTGCACAGGAGATTGCCATTATGTCCTCTTCGCATCGTTCGGAGCCGGAACACATTCGGGTGCTGGAGCAGTTATCCGGTAAAATCGGACTGGGTGAAGAGTGCCTGATCTGTGCACCAAGCTACCCGCTTAATGAAGAAAGCCGTAATCAATGGATACGTGGACAAGGAGAGAAACGCCGCATCTTGCATAACTGCTCCGGAAAACATCTGGGAATTCTGGGGTACAGTCAGATGAAGCAGGTTGATTTGGGCAGTTACGCTGAACCGGATCACCCCGTACAACGTGAAATTCTTGAAACGTTTGCCGACCTGGCAGGTATTGAGGAAAAAGAGATTAAGCTTGGGACGGATGGCTGCGGCTTTCCGGTATTTTCTTTGCCGTTATCAGCATTGTCGAACGCCTATCTGAAGCTCGCTTGTCCGGATCTTATCGCCGATCCTTCTACAAGAACAGCTGTAGAGACGATTACATCAGCCATGAATGAACATCCGTTAATGGTAGGGGGCACAGAGCGTGTAGATTCAGTACTGCTGGAAGACGATAACATTGTCGCAAAAGGTGGATTCAAAGGGGTATTCGGTTTTGGTCTGAAAAAAGAACGATTGGGAATCACCTTCAAGGTACTTGATGGTTCCGAGGAAGAGTGGGCCTTCATTACCCAATCCATCCTGAAACAGATCGGTTATTCCAATGAGAGAACCCTTGCACGATTGGCTGAAGTGTTCCCTTCCGACATCCGTAATGATGAGGGTACCCTTGTAGGTCATGCAGATAGCGAGTTCATTCTCCACTCACTTGAAGATAGCGTATAA
- a CDS encoding phosphatase PAP2 family protein, translating into MPRKMSTPFSSGSTSGMSLRPLFNWSLAGMAISASVVFIMAGLGAWLGDDSIIRLDAEIQQLFYLNSDSRLYLFPYTAFITALGSFKISAVAVVGFALLFFIQRSPRFVIYGYAITGSFAMMWILNTLLKEFFRRSRPELDHLLVVHGYSFPSGHAMISMGFYGMLFVIWAIEQQRHNSSSMWLPVLCGIIFIFLIGLSRIMLGVHYPTDVFTGFAAGLAWIFCMIKGIKQSH; encoded by the coding sequence ATGCCACGCAAAATGTCTACACCATTCTCATCAGGTTCGACCTCTGGCATGTCGTTACGCCCCCTCTTCAACTGGAGTTTGGCTGGTATGGCTATCAGTGCTTCGGTCGTATTCATCATGGCAGGTCTGGGTGCCTGGTTGGGCGATGATTCTATTATTCGTCTGGATGCTGAAATTCAGCAATTATTTTATCTGAATTCGGATTCACGTCTGTATCTATTTCCTTACACTGCATTTATAACTGCGCTGGGCTCATTCAAAATCTCTGCTGTAGCCGTAGTAGGTTTCGCCCTTCTTTTCTTCATACAACGCAGCCCAAGGTTTGTTATATATGGATATGCGATCACGGGAAGTTTTGCCATGATGTGGATCCTGAACACGTTATTGAAAGAATTTTTCAGACGAAGCAGACCTGAACTGGATCATCTGCTGGTCGTTCACGGGTACAGCTTTCCCAGCGGACATGCCATGATCTCCATGGGCTTCTACGGCATGCTCTTTGTAATCTGGGCCATTGAGCAACAGCGACACAACTCTTCTAGTATGTGGCTTCCTGTTCTATGCGGCATCATTTTTATTTTCTTGATTGGCCTGAGCCGCATCATGCTCGGCGTACATTATCCTACGGATGTATTTACGGGATTTGCCGCTGGATTGGCATGGATCTTCTGCATGATTAAAGGTATTAAACAAAGTCACTAA
- a CDS encoding GlsB/YeaQ/YmgE family stress response membrane protein encodes MWGIIISIVMAVIIGLIGDALAGHNMPGGIIGAMIAGFAGAWLGALLLGNWGPVIGNFAIIPAIIGTALFVFLLGLVSRLLRQAA; translated from the coding sequence ATGTGGGGCATCATTATCAGCATTGTGATGGCTGTCATCATCGGTTTGATCGGAGATGCACTTGCCGGTCACAACATGCCTGGAGGCATAATCGGTGCAATGATTGCCGGATTTGCCGGAGCCTGGCTGGGAGCACTTTTGCTTGGTAACTGGGGACCCGTTATCGGTAACTTTGCCATCATCCCTGCCATCATTGGTACAGCGCTCTTTGTTTTCTTGCTGGGGCTTGTGTCCAGACTGCTAAGACAGGCTGCCTGA
- a CDS encoding YtxH domain-containing protein, translated as MNKAEEQYPVQTGSTFAKGIFIGGLLGAAAALLFAPKPGRELRGDLSEKVGMVTDRTKEVATVVGDRASELAKTVSSKTSDIAKTVNQGRNDVMESVRKASADVANEASRASEEVAAASVEAKEDARKELNSTSL; from the coding sequence ATGAATAAAGCAGAAGAGCAATATCCTGTACAGACGGGTTCGACTTTCGCCAAAGGGATTTTCATCGGAGGTTTGCTGGGAGCGGCTGCGGCCCTACTCTTTGCGCCTAAACCAGGACGAGAATTGCGTGGTGACCTTTCCGAGAAAGTAGGCATGGTTACTGACCGCACGAAAGAAGTTGCAACGGTTGTAGGTGATAGAGCATCCGAACTGGCTAAAACGGTCTCATCCAAAACTTCCGACATTGCAAAAACAGTAAACCAAGGACGCAATGATGTCATGGAATCTGTGAGAAAAGCATCCGCGGATGTGGCTAACGAAGCATCCCGTGCATCTGAAGAAGTGGCTGCCGCTTCCGTAGAAGCGAAGGAAGATGCACGTAAAGAACTTAACTCGACTAGCCTGTAA
- a CDS encoding DUF5665 domain-containing protein, which yields MSKVTINGNTPITGRTPAQQYDTSEHPFELRHEVKRLNTRLDQIADSLERAQIKDIIENYSSPKKRIITNFTAGMARGLGLTVGTFVVLGLLAFILSQFVNMPIVGQYIADLLGYIEDYKK from the coding sequence ATGAGTAAAGTTACAATTAACGGTAATACTCCAATTACGGGGAGAACACCGGCACAGCAGTACGATACAAGCGAGCATCCTTTTGAATTGCGACACGAGGTAAAGCGGTTGAACACACGTCTGGACCAGATTGCGGACAGTCTGGAGAGAGCACAGATCAAAGATATTATTGAGAATTACAGCAGTCCCAAAAAGCGGATTATTACCAACTTCACAGCAGGTATGGCACGAGGGCTCGGTCTGACCGTAGGTACCTTTGTTGTTCTGGGTCTGCTCGCATTCATTCTCAGCCAATTCGTCAATATGCCGATTGTCGGTCAATATATTGCTGACTTGCTTGGCTATATTGAAGATTACAAGAAATAA
- a CDS encoding magnesium transporter CorA family protein: MIVNQIKLERRRDKLSCSDHWQWWDWVAPDNNSMNDALEELTEAFPDMQYWLHKIPEVESNYLSVRFVNGTEPVIFGSLLYAIKNERDDQRQDNQMFFYVDRNHLVTLNMDDNTRGIMKTDERAHMLQQCSEARDGMFVLFRAILHYYHVGMDHFEMNLRDLERKMESRNARTLMDQILAARFELLYWSNLFIPYSELMAASHEAYLDEINENRYFQQLQHRVERMERLFRHYEKEIDTLISIDNAISGVRGNEIMKTLTIVTAVFIPATAAGAIWGMNFENLPFIDKSWGVVLVLVAIILSMIGMYVWLMMKGWTGDLLKVKSSQPSAEEIEKKGETEKRKG; this comes from the coding sequence GTGATTGTGAACCAAATCAAGTTGGAACGTCGCCGTGACAAGTTATCTTGTTCGGACCATTGGCAATGGTGGGATTGGGTTGCACCCGACAACAACAGCATGAACGATGCATTGGAGGAATTGACAGAGGCATTTCCGGACATGCAGTATTGGCTTCACAAAATTCCGGAAGTGGAATCGAATTATTTGTCCGTCCGTTTTGTGAACGGTACAGAGCCAGTCATATTTGGTTCCTTGTTATATGCGATCAAGAATGAGAGAGATGACCAACGTCAAGATAATCAGATGTTTTTCTACGTCGATCGCAATCATCTGGTTACTTTGAATATGGATGACAACACACGAGGGATTATGAAGACAGATGAACGTGCTCATATGTTACAGCAATGTAGCGAGGCCAGGGATGGGATGTTTGTACTTTTTCGAGCTATACTGCATTACTACCATGTGGGAATGGATCATTTTGAGATGAACCTGCGTGATCTGGAACGGAAGATGGAATCCCGCAATGCTCGCACCTTGATGGACCAGATTCTCGCCGCTCGATTTGAATTATTGTATTGGAGTAATCTGTTCATCCCTTACTCGGAACTGATGGCCGCTTCACATGAGGCTTACCTTGATGAAATCAATGAAAATCGATACTTCCAACAGCTCCAACATCGCGTAGAGCGAATGGAACGATTGTTTAGACACTACGAGAAAGAGATTGATACATTAATCTCTATTGATAATGCGATCTCCGGTGTGCGTGGGAATGAGATCATGAAAACACTGACCATTGTCACCGCTGTGTTCATACCCGCCACGGCTGCCGGCGCGATATGGGGAATGAACTTTGAGAACCTGCCCTTTATCGATAAATCATGGGGAGTTGTTCTGGTCCTTGTTGCCATTATCCTAAGCATGATTGGCATGTACGTATGGCTGATGATGAAAGGATGGACAGGGGATCTGCTCAAAGTGAAATCCTCACAGCCTTCAGCTGAAGAGATTGAGAAAAAAGGAGAAACGGAAAAACGTAAGGGATAG
- a CDS encoding sigma-70 family RNA polymerase sigma factor yields the protein MNEKVTPPESMSEAIGLIWEYQQTQDNEIATVLIRKYEPMVKMAAGKIARNRPDLYEDLYQTGQMALIRLLKQYDINLGIPFEPYAMKSMIGHMKNYLRDKSWYIQVPRRIKEKGALVQHAIDELTVKLERSPGVNEIAEYLDLTAEETIEVLAGRECYHYVSLDSPLSQDDSAATLGELISADVNDYDSVEKRMDLQQALGQLKEQEQQVLILAFQDGQSQRAIAQKLGVSQMSVSRIQKRATEKLKQIMSNASML from the coding sequence ATGAATGAAAAAGTGACTCCCCCAGAGTCCATGTCTGAAGCTATTGGTTTGATCTGGGAATACCAGCAGACCCAAGATAATGAAATTGCAACAGTTCTCATCCGTAAATATGAACCGATGGTTAAGATGGCAGCAGGTAAAATTGCTCGGAATCGCCCCGATCTATACGAAGATCTGTATCAGACCGGGCAGATGGCCTTGATACGTTTGCTTAAGCAATATGATATCAACCTGGGTATTCCGTTTGAACCTTATGCCATGAAGAGCATGATCGGACATATGAAGAACTATTTGCGAGACAAATCCTGGTATATTCAGGTGCCCCGGAGAATTAAGGAAAAGGGAGCACTTGTGCAACATGCCATTGATGAGTTAACCGTGAAGCTGGAGCGCTCACCCGGTGTGAACGAAATTGCTGAATACCTTGATTTGACTGCAGAAGAGACGATTGAAGTTCTGGCTGGTCGGGAATGTTATCACTATGTGTCACTGGATTCTCCTCTGTCTCAGGATGACAGTGCAGCAACATTAGGTGAACTGATCAGTGCGGATGTTAATGACTATGATTCGGTCGAAAAACGGATGGACTTGCAACAGGCATTGGGACAATTGAAGGAACAAGAGCAGCAGGTACTTATTCTAGCCTTTCAGGATGGCCAATCTCAGCGGGCAATTGCCCAGAAGCTTGGTGTTTCACAGATGAGCGTATCTCGTATTCAGAAGCGAGCTACAGAGAAATTGAAACAGATCATGTCTAATGCTTCAATGTTATGA
- the rsbW gene encoding anti-sigma B factor RsbW, protein MNAEVQRVTLNLPATADYVDIVRLNLYGVASKMGFSYEDIEDMKVAVSEACNNSVLYAYSHEGGMVEVVFEVDGDTLSITVKDEGASFENMNPAVSRAGLHDKELTEAQIGGLGFYLMQALMDDVSVESETGKGTKVVLVKRLARSEEKV, encoded by the coding sequence ATGAATGCAGAAGTTCAAAGAGTCACCCTTAATTTACCGGCGACAGCTGATTACGTTGATATTGTTAGACTCAATCTCTATGGAGTAGCATCAAAAATGGGATTTTCTTATGAAGACATTGAGGATATGAAAGTTGCTGTATCCGAGGCCTGTAACAACTCTGTACTGTATGCCTACTCACACGAAGGCGGCATGGTTGAAGTTGTATTCGAAGTGGATGGCGATACATTGTCCATTACTGTCAAGGACGAAGGTGCAAGCTTCGAGAACATGAACCCTGCTGTGTCACGTGCTGGTCTTCACGACAAAGAATTGACAGAAGCACAGATTGGCGGACTCGGGTTCTACCTGATGCAAGCCTTGATGGACGATGTCAGTGTGGAAAGTGAGACGGGCAAAGGTACGAAAGTAGTACTCGTAAAACGTCTTGCAAGAAGTGAGGAGAAAGTATGA
- a CDS encoding STAS domain-containing protein gives MNTNKNEKFNARTETQDGVCTVYLTGELDLSVAPDFRLVMEPLVDNKEQDLVINMKELKYIDSTGIGILLSVLKARHGMEARFEVQEVPAQIQKLFDMTGIAKFFVTQKNSQ, from the coding sequence ATGAATACAAACAAAAATGAAAAATTCAATGCAAGAACTGAAACACAGGACGGCGTGTGCACGGTGTATCTGACTGGCGAACTGGATTTGTCGGTTGCTCCTGACTTCCGCTTGGTGATGGAGCCGCTGGTGGATAACAAGGAACAGGATCTCGTGATCAACATGAAAGAACTGAAGTATATCGATAGTACAGGGATTGGTATCCTGTTATCTGTTTTGAAGGCAAGACATGGAATGGAAGCTCGCTTCGAAGTACAGGAAGTTCCTGCGCAAATTCAGAAACTTTTTGACATGACGGGCATCGCCAAATTCTTTGTCACTCAGAAGAATTCCCAATAG